In the Solibacillus sp. FSL K6-1523 genome, one interval contains:
- a CDS encoding MFS transporter, giving the protein MAFFKKYGVLLGALGFSTLGNWIYLIALNLSVWHLTHSPAAVAGIYIVGPVARIISSFFAGSIIDRQNKKNLMIISDIVRGLIVCMMPFMTSIWLIYVLIFLANIAGSFFGPSSTYVITKLVKDDDKQRFNALNSTLSSGSFMIGPALAGAIIAVSNTNVAMWVNGFTFFACAWAISFLPTIAEDDAMMRQMITLQMIRADFQQVWVFIQKRPALFKFIAVYTIALMIAFALDSQEMTFLKDVLATSDTMYGIVVSVAGVGAIVGGIAATMLVNKLSLKAYTGLGFLLTILSYALFYASLTLTFAIISFIALGFFMAFSNSGYATIYQKTIPPTLMGRFGSSLNLLQSVAQILFTLLLGMFAEWYSLQIVTVGFALVALLLALYLYQHVIRNMEQIQKEDIV; this is encoded by the coding sequence ATGGCTTTTTTCAAAAAATACGGTGTGTTGCTAGGGGCACTTGGATTTTCTACTTTAGGAAATTGGATTTACTTAATCGCGTTAAATTTATCCGTATGGCATTTAACACATTCTCCAGCAGCAGTTGCGGGCATTTATATCGTTGGTCCTGTTGCCCGCATTATAAGCAGTTTTTTTGCAGGTTCTATTATTGATCGGCAAAATAAAAAGAACTTGATGATTATAAGTGATATTGTGCGAGGGCTCATCGTTTGTATGATGCCATTTATGACATCCATTTGGCTTATATATGTCCTCATATTTCTAGCGAATATCGCAGGTAGCTTTTTTGGACCAAGTAGTACGTATGTCATTACAAAGCTTGTGAAAGATGACGATAAGCAACGATTTAATGCGCTAAATAGTACGCTTAGTTCTGGCTCGTTTATGATTGGTCCTGCACTTGCCGGGGCGATTATTGCGGTAAGTAATACGAACGTTGCGATGTGGGTGAACGGCTTTACATTTTTCGCATGTGCATGGGCTATTTCTTTTCTGCCTACAATTGCGGAAGATGATGCAATGATGCGGCAAATGATTACATTGCAGATGATACGCGCCGATTTCCAACAAGTTTGGGTATTTATTCAAAAGCGACCGGCACTATTTAAATTTATAGCTGTCTACACAATCGCATTGATGATTGCCTTTGCGCTCGATTCACAGGAAATGACCTTTTTAAAAGATGTACTAGCCACATCTGATACAATGTACGGCATTGTTGTAAGTGTTGCGGGTGTGGGAGCCATAGTAGGAGGGATCGCTGCAACGATGCTCGTAAATAAGTTATCTCTTAAAGCATATACCGGTTTAGGTTTTCTATTAACAATTTTAAGTTATGCGCTCTTCTATGCTTCACTTACATTGACTTTCGCAATAATTAGCTTTATTGCGCTTGGCTTTTTCATGGCATTTAGCAACTCAGGCTATGCGACCATTTATCAAAAAACAATTCCACCAACATTAATGGGACGCTTTGGTAGTTCGTTAAATTTACTGCAAAGTGTTGCACAAATACTTTTCACATTGTTATTAGGCATGTTTGCAGAGTGGTATTCTTTGCAAATTGTGACGGTTGGCTTTGCGCTTGTAGCACTACTATTGGCGCTTTATTTATATCAACATGTCATTCGTAATATGGAACAAATACAGAAGGAGGATATTGTATGA
- a CDS encoding catalase, translating to MDKSWLNKGKDEDAKEQQLEQFIVNNDGKKMTTNQGVKVSNDEDSLKAGVRGPTLMEDFHFREKMTHFDHERIPERVVHARGYAAHGVFELYESMKEYTRAGFLQKKGSKTPVFLRFSNVVGSSGSMDTARDVRGFAVKFYTEEGNYDLVGNNIPIFFIQDAMKFPDLIHAAKPEPNNEMPQAATAHDTFWDFVANNQESAAMVMWLMSDRAIPKNYRMMEGFGVHTFRFINDKGKSRFVKFHWKPVLGVHSLVWDEAQIIGGKDIDFQRRDLWESIENGYFPEYEFGVQMIDQEEEFKFDFDVLDPTKLWPEEIVPIKIIGKMTLNRNVDNVFAETEQVAFHPGNVVPGIDFTNDPLLQGRLFSYIDTQLIRLGGPNFAEIPINRPVCPIHNNQRNGFSRQTINKGRVSYHKNSLADNTPSTSTAADGGFVHYEEKVEGRITRARSKSFDDHFSQARLFWNSMSPPEKQHIINAFSFEVGKVASKSVRQQVVDMFVHVDKEMATILAKNVGVNKPTGEQSKVTASSPALSQANTIKLPQTLKVGVLIGNGFDAAEVHNTLKTLTKYGVRYSIIAERIGAVESSQGVQLTATETYLTTDSVLFDALYIVGVRADNQAKFNQDLLININQAFRHYKPIGVAQTGIPFLQASNAKVGPGIVVATGNANFGEQFVDAIAVQRFWDRDIYSS from the coding sequence GTGGACAAATCTTGGCTTAATAAGGGAAAAGATGAGGATGCGAAGGAACAACAGCTCGAACAGTTTATCGTAAATAATGACGGGAAAAAGATGACGACCAATCAAGGTGTAAAAGTTTCAAATGATGAGGATTCGTTAAAAGCAGGAGTTCGGGGTCCAACATTAATGGAGGATTTTCATTTCCGGGAGAAGATGACACATTTTGACCATGAGCGAATTCCAGAGCGTGTCGTTCATGCAAGAGGTTACGCAGCACACGGGGTATTTGAATTGTATGAGTCGATGAAAGAATATACCAGAGCTGGTTTTTTGCAAAAAAAAGGATCGAAAACGCCTGTCTTTTTACGATTTTCAAATGTTGTTGGGAGTTCTGGTTCGATGGATACTGCACGAGATGTCCGTGGTTTTGCTGTCAAGTTTTATACAGAAGAGGGCAATTATGATTTAGTTGGCAACAATATCCCGATATTCTTTATACAAGATGCGATGAAGTTTCCAGATTTAATACATGCCGCGAAGCCAGAGCCGAATAATGAAATGCCACAAGCAGCTACTGCACATGATACTTTTTGGGATTTTGTTGCGAACAATCAGGAAAGTGCTGCAATGGTTATGTGGTTAATGTCGGATCGAGCGATTCCTAAAAATTATCGAATGATGGAAGGTTTTGGTGTCCATACTTTCCGTTTTATCAATGATAAAGGGAAGTCCAGATTTGTAAAGTTCCATTGGAAACCAGTACTAGGTGTGCATTCACTCGTGTGGGATGAAGCGCAAATTATTGGCGGAAAAGATATCGATTTTCAACGTCGCGATTTATGGGAATCGATTGAAAACGGTTATTTCCCAGAGTACGAGTTTGGTGTACAAATGATTGACCAGGAAGAAGAATTTAAATTTGATTTTGATGTTTTAGATCCTACAAAACTTTGGCCTGAGGAAATCGTACCAATAAAAATTATTGGAAAAATGACATTGAATCGGAATGTGGACAATGTTTTTGCGGAAACTGAACAAGTGGCCTTCCATCCAGGTAATGTTGTACCAGGCATTGACTTTACGAATGATCCGCTATTACAAGGCCGTCTATTTTCTTATATCGATACACAGCTTATTCGTTTAGGTGGTCCCAATTTTGCTGAAATTCCGATTAACCGACCTGTTTGTCCGATTCACAATAATCAGCGCAATGGCTTTAGTCGCCAAACGATTAATAAAGGGCGCGTAAGTTATCATAAAAATTCACTTGCGGATAATACTCCTTCGACATCAACTGCAGCTGATGGTGGGTTTGTGCATTATGAGGAAAAAGTGGAAGGGCGTATTACACGGGCACGAAGTAAATCCTTTGATGATCATTTCTCACAAGCAAGGCTATTTTGGAATAGTATGTCCCCACCTGAAAAGCAACATATTATTAATGCCTTTAGTTTCGAAGTAGGGAAGGTGGCTAGTAAATCTGTTCGGCAACAAGTCGTGGATATGTTTGTCCATGTAGATAAAGAAATGGCGACGATACTTGCGAAAAATGTAGGCGTGAACAAACCAACTGGTGAACAATCAAAAGTGACAGCATCTTCGCCTGCACTCAGTCAAGCGAATACGATAAAACTACCACAAACACTTAAAGTCGGTGTGCTTATTGGCAATGGGTTCGATGCGGCAGAAGTGCATAATACGTTAAAAACGCTCACAAAATATGGGGTAAGATATAGTATTATTGCGGAACGGATAGGGGCAGTTGAAAGTAGCCAAGGCGTCCAATTAACGGCAACTGAAACTTATTTAACAACGGACTCTGTTTTGTTTGATGCTTTATATATTGTCGGTGTAAGGGCAGACAATCAAGCGAAATTTAATCAAGATTTATTAATTAATATTAACCAAGCATTTCGCCATTATAAACCAATTGGCGTTGCGCAAACAGGAATACCATTTTTACAAGCATCGAATGCCAAAGTTGGACCAGGCATTGTAGTAGCTACTGGTAATGCTAATTTTGGCGAACAATTTGTTGATGCGATTGCGGTGCAACGTTTTTGGGATCGAGATATTTATTCATCTTGA
- a CDS encoding MFS transporter, with amino-acid sequence MSKQNKKFHYAWLLLIAVSIIVAVGKNGISTAGGQYLAPVTQDLGIGMGSLTLYFSIASIVTMIFLPIAGKLMAKYDIRLILIVSVALMAGSFAMFGFMNSVWGWYLFSIPMAVGSIFITQMAGPVLINNWFKKHNGLAIGLMVAIGGVFGAIIQPVVGTLIADQGWRFSYIVSGIAVAAIIIPLTLLFIRMSPKQKGLQPLGMDEVATTDKTAAPEDVAKGVTAAVAKKSSAFFALFGFFFFITSIASFSQHLAPFAIGAGYDIKFAGTALGVMQIGILVGALSFGVLSDKIGAKNTAVFAMLIGLIPVGIFLTVPDNKTLFMVAIVIFGFIISSLGTMGPLLTTALFGNKEYSQIYSTAAIGLAVAGIVALPGYGYVFEFTGSYTFVLYAIGFMLILNALLVFVAFNGKKKLEKAGLWK; translated from the coding sequence ATGAGTAAACAAAATAAAAAATTCCATTACGCTTGGTTACTATTAATCGCAGTATCGATTATTGTTGCAGTCGGTAAAAATGGTATTTCAACTGCAGGTGGACAATACTTAGCTCCTGTTACTCAAGACTTAGGTATTGGTATGGGTAGCTTAACACTTTACTTTAGTATCGCTTCAATCGTTACAATGATTTTCTTACCGATTGCAGGTAAATTAATGGCGAAATATGATATTCGATTAATTTTAATCGTTTCTGTTGCTTTAATGGCAGGTTCATTCGCAATGTTCGGATTCATGAACTCTGTATGGGGCTGGTACTTATTCAGTATTCCAATGGCAGTTGGTTCAATTTTCATTACACAAATGGCTGGTCCTGTTTTAATTAACAACTGGTTCAAAAAACATAATGGTTTAGCAATCGGTCTTATGGTTGCAATCGGTGGTGTATTTGGTGCAATTATTCAACCAGTCGTTGGTACTTTAATTGCCGATCAAGGATGGAGATTCTCTTATATCGTTTCAGGTATTGCCGTAGCAGCGATTATTATTCCACTGACACTATTATTTATTCGTATGTCACCAAAACAAAAAGGTTTACAACCACTTGGTATGGATGAAGTAGCAACAACGGATAAAACTGCTGCTCCTGAAGATGTAGCAAAAGGTGTAACAGCTGCAGTAGCTAAAAAATCAAGCGCATTCTTTGCTTTATTCGGATTCTTCTTCTTCATTACGTCGATTGCAAGTTTCAGTCAGCATTTAGCGCCATTCGCAATTGGTGCTGGTTACGATATTAAATTTGCTGGTACTGCTCTTGGTGTAATGCAAATCGGTATTTTAGTTGGTGCTTTATCATTTGGTGTATTAAGTGATAAAATTGGTGCAAAAAACACAGCAGTTTTCGCGATGTTAATCGGTTTAATTCCAGTAGGTATTTTCCTAACTGTTCCTGATAACAAAACACTATTTATGGTAGCGATCGTTATTTTTGGTTTCATCATTTCTTCACTAGGAACAATGGGACCTCTATTAACAACAGCGTTATTCGGAAACAAAGAATATAGTCAAATTTATTCTACAGCTGCAATCGGTTTAGCAGTTGCAGGTATCGTAGCATTACCAGGATACGGTTATGTTTTCGAATTCACTGGTAGCTATACATTTGTACTGTACGCAATTGGCTTTATGTTAATTTTAAATGCACTATTAGTATTTGTTGCATTCAATGGTAAAAAGAAATTAGAAAAAGCTGGTTTATGGAAATAA
- a CDS encoding winged helix-turn-helix transcriptional regulator, with the protein MITQYNESKVCDKVETAYQLIGKKWMCLIIHSLMEEPKRFSEINAIIPELSKRMLTERMKELEEFGVVLRNVITERPIRTEYSLTRKGHDLGLSLRTVENWAEKWL; encoded by the coding sequence TTGATTACTCAATATAATGAATCTAAAGTTTGTGACAAAGTGGAAACAGCCTATCAATTAATTGGTAAGAAGTGGATGTGTTTGATCATCCATTCACTAATGGAAGAACCGAAAAGATTTAGTGAAATTAACGCCATTATTCCAGAATTAAGTAAACGTATGCTAACAGAGAGAATGAAAGAGTTGGAGGAATTTGGCGTTGTTCTGCGAAACGTCATAACAGAGCGGCCTATACGTACAGAGTATTCCTTAACGAGAAAGGGGCATGATTTAGGTCTATCCCTTCGAACGGTGGAGAACTGGGCGGAGAAATGGTTGTAA